acttGACAATCAAACCCATCAAACCGCATggaaaactatatatttgttCATTCCTTTTTTCAACACACCCACCGTAATACGACAAAAAACCTTTTTCATTTTAGGAATGCAAATATCCGAGTGAGGATTGTATTCAAGCTACCTCTTACTAACTAAACATTTCAcatattattttaccattttttttcaattgaagAAATGCAGACAATGTTTTGTAaggtataaattaaaacaaagacaaaatgtcaaaaaatcagttttaatcATAAACGATTTGCCATATGAAAACTATACAGTATGGATGTGTATCGACAGTCTTTGAAAAATAACTTCCTCAGAACATTTCAAGCTATTGAGAAaacatttcatgtttaaaaaatgtgaacCTGTAACAACTTATAGTATAACAATAcatcaaataattcaaaaaagatttagaaattaaaatcttttacaaatatttgtgaagtaaaaacatttggaaataattacaataaatattacagttaagGGTGCTCTACCAGTAATGTGAAACAGCCTTTAGTAACATAAGACTGATAAAAACTAATTATCGCAGTTACGTTTCTGCTTATAAGCGCAGGTGATAATGATAGTGCATCCTTCACTCTTACATAGAAGTGATAGAGGCCCCTATTGTAAAGGATATGTTTTATCTATGAATGTATACCATGTCGCAACATGTCACAGACACCTAAACACTtcgtagttaattataaaaaatcggTTTTTTGTTGCTATATTGTTAAAGACTAGTTTCTGCTTCTTTGCCTAGCTTCTAATGGTTTgttttagcattttaaaaataaaatactgtacatagaggaataatttaatatcaaagatAGGAACatgagaaaatgttttttatttatttggtaatacAATTTTCCCACTCTTCAAACCTCAGTTGTAAGATAAGCACTCTCTTCAGTGTCCACATATCGCAACATTTGTGTTCACAGTCTTTGTAGATTCTTGTCAAGTCTTGCAATATTATCAAATTATCTCAGACCAAACCCATGTGAAAATCCCAGGCCTGAATTGAGATTCAAACCTAGATTTCCTCCCCAAAGCTAAAAACCAAGgtctttattattacatttcacaaAGTTATATGAAATTCATAAGTGTGATAAGAGCACTATGAAAACACTATGTTTCATTCTATTAGTATGATAAAACAAGTtacaatgttatttacaaaacttataataatttactaaagatAACAAAATGGTTTCACTCAACAATAAGAAAGACCATTAGTGAGTAAAATGTTGTAACACTTTATTGAAgagcaacaataaaataaattcttatttgcCAATGCAGTGGCTGCGTTATGCAATGTGCCGACCATGTTTTGTTCTATGCTGCTGACAGAGTATATTCTTGTACCCTCCCCTACAGAAAATTATTAACTGACCTAAAATAGCTAATCATGACCTAGAccagttttgttttgaataagGTAGTTTTTGTTTGATTACTTATGTACCCCTTTATACATATATTCCaacatcatattatttatttatagatcaaACAAGAAAACAACAGAGCCTTGTCAATTACGGTCTAAACTACTCACTAATTGTAATaacatcattaaaaatataataaattacagagTAAACCtggatttatatatatttaatcagaACTAGAATTAAGAGTTTGTGCAGAAACCAGGCTTTTTACACTGGACCTGTCAAACTACTAGTGAAATAgtcacttaaaaatatttctacaatgTCAAGCAACTAGCAGTTTTTGCAGTCATCTTTTTAATCTAACTTATCCTACTGAAAATCTGATTTAAGTAGGGCAAATTGTATATTAGATTAGTTGGGATGTTTCACAGTTTAACtcaatgtattgtttattgaataataaggTGTAATAAGTGTGCAAAGAAATTATAAAGCTGCAATACAAAACGTTGGTTTGCTATTTCTGTTCCGCTACTCCAACAGAATGCAAAATAACGTGATTTTGTCTTCTACTTTTGACACGGGAAATTTTGTTCAAGAAAAAGGTTAGCTACatcaaatttattctttaataagaGCATCTGCTTCAAACATCTGATTATAACCCTCTGGTCCTAAGAAAGACATCCATCCAAATCTCGGTTAACAGCATCTTCTGTAAATATCACACCACTAGTTTTGACTAGTtgctagtattttgttatttttatttttttactataaagaGTTGTGATTATGTCAAGTAACATCAAACTTGTCatagtgaaatttttaatatgaaatgtagtttttgtaaaaacgcaaaattttactattttaataaagaaatcaaaaatGTTGTAGGAAAGtagaattttttttgtttttcacaaaaAACCATTTTGAGGagcattttgtatgtaataaaaaataaacaaaatatgtctATCTATTTTTCATAAggactatttattttgttaaacttgttttgattacttttctttttttttaatactaaataaattttaaattgaaacgcAAAAGAAATACAACTGCATATAAATGTTCCTTGCAAtgcattaaaaaagaaaatatccaATTATGTACTTTAATTCAAGAAATTTTACATAGGTTTGAATGATTATGTGCACAATAAGCAAAAGAGTGCTTGACATTATGGAAATTCAAACTGCCAGCCAGGTCCAGGGTTAATGttaattttctagtttttttaacattttaaatttcaaatagtaaattGTTAACCCTTCCCGAGCAAAACATGGGCACTGCCTAGTGTGCTGTAGTTCTGGTAGCAATACTAGACAATTTTATCCATACTTTCTATTTTCTTTCAGATCcttagtttgaagtttatttttgacgatggaaggattgtgaaggaaacaggattttccagacatttgccattgttcagtgaaacaaaaaatcagtaacacttcttCTTCAGATCTTTTAAAAAGGTGTTATGAATTGTTTTATCTCAGATATAGAACACAGATAAGGAAAGGCCTTTGGTTTATGTTATAacaacttgttatttattatccTTTCCACTTATGAAtcacaattaattttcaatgagaaaatattttcttagagAGCACCCTCGTTCTTCAGGAGTTGATGATAGACAGATGCacctaaatgtttttatgtaaattgtactcacagttcaaatttttatattaaaagttttctcaGTAGCCTTGAAAACATGTTCTTGGTTATAATCAAGAACTGCCagtaggataacaggatttcaaaaAGGATAATGTGGATGCTATTTCTGAATAGCAAAGTTAAAAGTGATCTCGCCTGTAGTGGGACTGAAGACCGCTTTGTAGTCCTAAGTGGCTCTGGGAAGTGACAGGTACCTGTGGGAGGAAGAAGTACACTCCTTGGCGGCAGTAAGGGTCCCAGGAAACTCTCCTGACCAGGTTGGGGGGATGACTGAGGTCCTGTGGAGACTACTGTATGAGAATCAAGATGAACATCCAACCAGAGGGCAACTCCATGACAGGTTCCTGAActgtaaacagaaaaaaatttgatattttagtcAAAACactactaaaatgtttttaacaaatgtCTAGGACCAATTAACAGATATTATAAcggaaataaaattacagtaatgtgTTGAGTAGTGGAATCTCTAATAGGATCAATACAGATAACGGAGATGTTCTGATGATACTGGTCACCtcaaatatgattataataataacttatatattaaagctgagtcataaattaaataaaacttgtgtaGACAGATAACGTTAGCCATCACTGACTTTCAAACAAGCCATTTATTTCAAATGCCCTAAATAAGGGCGATGAATGAGCAAACAATATCATCAAATGGAAGGATTCAATCACTGTTtcttacaagaataaaaaatgatgaaataatattGTACCTAATACACTCCTTTTTTGACAGTGGACAAGTATATTGGATACAAATTTCTGAAATGTAGAAGCTGCAATAAATTGCCTAACACCAGTGTTCCAGTTCAACACTCTAATCTCAATTTGATTAACGATTCTTCAATAAATTCTTATCTTTACCAATTTTGTTTGGCTAAAAAATTAGatggcatttttaaaattttattacccATTATTCTTACAACCTCAAATAAGAAGTAAAACCAGCCTACAACTGAGTATAAAAACATTCAGTTTGATGAAACTGAATCATGTAAATCGTAGAGCTAACATAGTCTCAGTACCAGTGGGGACAATCACGAGTGGCCAAATGCACTGTAGTAACACCCTTCTTGTAGTATCAAAAGCAGATGGCAGTGGTCTTTTTATGTGTCAATTCAACATATAATTCCATGCAGTTAAGAAATTCAATGATGGTgatcacattttatatatattttccaatgCTTCTCATACTCTAACTCAACGTATAATTCTTAATTCACAAGTTTATAAGCAGGATAGCACTAATGCAAACCAATATCTTGTCACAATTCTTAACCCATTAA
The window above is part of the Homalodisca vitripennis isolate AUS2020 unplaced genomic scaffold, UT_GWSS_2.1 ScUCBcl_12570;HRSCAF=22345, whole genome shotgun sequence genome. Proteins encoded here:
- the LOC124375027 gene encoding protein arginine N-methyltransferase 7-like produces the protein MFKSASTVSDTEVEVQPLWEYPGVSLSASHQLISFDLTTVVPQSEVEVRGTITTTVSGTCHGVALWLDVHLDSHTVVSTGPQSSPQPGQESFLGPLLPPRSVLLPPTGTCHFPEPLRTTKRSSVPLQARSLLTLLFRNSIHIILFEILLSYWQFLIITKNMFSRLLRKLLI